A single genomic interval of Oncorhynchus gorbuscha isolate QuinsamMale2020 ecotype Even-year linkage group LG25, OgorEven_v1.0, whole genome shotgun sequence harbors:
- the zgc:194930 gene encoding uncharacterized protein zgc:194930: MGCQCCRMLKSYIYDPTAQVDVHGRKRDPAESSLYQSHHLPGDSGNQFNIKQNQGFHNLGFSNKYTERGGGGSLKLEIDNNHINKLHAVSTNPERELGTGQAAKPHVGEGGGDLYILHPEGQVPRRDPSKGLNLVRVYPNTPSLDLTLNLTHSGDTDSHPDRMVRNFSDPSIGDRYGVGCNTSSVDELDEGVGGTPEYLGDTGDEQSVLSVDIQTSTTSLSSADTNDDRGAPDATTTENGIGISVKKSEDEEKEGEDDDVQSVTDSMVAEALAALEAATAGED, from the coding sequence ttacaTCTATGATCCGACCGCTCAGGTGGACGTCCACGGCAGGAAGAGGGACCCGGCTGAGAGCTCCCTCTACCAGTCCCACCACCTACCAGGAGACAGCGGGAACCAGTTCAACATCAAGCAGAACCAGGGCTTCCACAACCTCGGCTTCAGCAACAAGTACACCGAACGAGGAGGTGGCGGAAGCCTCAAGCTGGAGATCGACAACAACCACATCAACAAGCTCCACGCCGTGTCCACCAATCCAGAGAGGGAGTTGGGCACGGGGCAGGCAGCCAAGCCTCATGtgggagagggtggtggagatCTATATATCCTCCATCCAGAGGGCCAGGTGCCAAGACGAGATCCGTCCAAGGGCCTCAATCTAGTCCGAGTCTATCCCAACACACCCTCCCTGGATCTTACTCTCAATCTGACCCACTCGGGTGACACTGACTCTCACCCAGACAGGATGGTCCGGAACTTCTCGGATCCCTCCATCGGGGACAGGTATGGGGTGGGGTGCAACACCTCATCAGTGGACGAGCTGGACGAGGGGGTGGGGGGCACGCCGGAGTACCTGGGCGACACGGGAGATGAGCAGAGTGTCCTGTCTGTGGACATTCAAACCAGTACGACTAGCCTGTCCTCGGCAGACACAAACGACGATAGGGGGGCGCCGGACGCCACTACCACAGAGAATGGGATCGGGATCTCAGTGAAGAAGAGTGAGgatgaggagaaggaaggggaagaCGATGACGTGCAGAGCGTCACAGACTCTATGGTGGCAGAAGCTCTGGCAGCTCTAGAGGCAGCGACTGCCGGGGAGGACTAA